One genomic window of Solanum dulcamara chromosome 12, daSolDulc1.2, whole genome shotgun sequence includes the following:
- the LOC129876151 gene encoding snRNA-activating protein complex subunit isoform X2: MLDPEASADENYVSVPRGGPIYISDMVGPLTKVADFEVSIFHELERLKAELSSDSLEMFDDEISVEDLKIICEEELVAQAFEEAFKDDELGILNNKGSDKSESNKRKRRKKNVVDEHYILKVEQLAKVKEKQEEEKAAARLHSFNGSCSSSHSAPTSSSKSGRMISLKSVSLGTKVRAANTREHIAVQFPEAILCVEIYHYKKTWTKTQEFLVLGRQFLTEMRDKIYCITDEIMKKTGKDDPSGFFLVEDVFCNDFRHPSAIDYSKPILDWLRDSRSEVLEKWESIASGELPQKHKALLGNKIGPQLPHFKTIQMQKARFCDLQFRLGAGYLYCHQGDCKHQLVIRDMRLIHPEDVQNRAAYPLITFQPKLRFQKCSVCKIFKAVKVTVDDKWAAENPCYFCELCYYMLHYVNGSLLYDDFSVYEYLHE; this comes from the exons ATGTTGGACCCTGAGGCTTCAGCAGATGAAAACTATGTTTCTGTCCCTCGTGGTGGTCCTATTTACATTTCTGATATGGTTGGTCCACTCACTAAGGTTGCTGACTTTGAGGTCAGCATCTTCCATGAACTTGAG CGCCTCAAGGCAGAGTTGTCCTCTGATTCACTGGaaatgtttgatgatgagatATC GGTTGAAGATCTTAAAATTATCTGTGAAGAGGAATTGGTGGCTCAGGCCTTTGAAGAAGCATTTAAG GATGACGAGTTAGGGATCCTCAACAACAAAGGTTCAGATAAAAGCGAGTCCAACAAGAGGAAACGGAGGAAGAAGAATGTTGTTGAT GAACACTATATTCTGAAGGTGGAACAACTTGCAAAAgttaaagaaaaacaagaggAAGAGAAAGCAGCTGCACGATTGCACTCTTTCAA TGGTAGTTGCAGCAGCAGTCACTCTGCTCCAACATCCTCCAGTAAGAGTGGTAGGATGATATCACTCAAGTCAGTAAGTTTGGGAACAAAG GTGAGAGCAGCAAATACTCGTGAACATATTGCAGTGCAGTTTCCAGAAGCTATCCTCTGTGTTGAGATTTATCATTACAAAAAGACATGGACAAAA ACTCAAGAATTTCTGGTCCTTGGGCGGCAATTTCTGACGGAAATGAGAGACAAGATTTATTGCATTACTGATGAGATAATGAAAAAGACGGGCAAAGATGATCCTTCGGGCTTCTTCCTTGTGGAG GATGTCTTTTGCAATGATTTCAGGCATCCTTCTGCTATTGACTATAGTAAGCCAATACTTGATTGGCTTCGAGATTCTAGAAGTGAGGTGCTGGAAAAATGGGAATCTATTGCCTCTGGTGAACTTCCACAAAAACACAAGGCACTTTTAGGTAATAAAATTGGACCACAATTGCCCCATTTCAAGACCATTCAAATGCAAAAAGCTCGCTTCTGTGACTTACAGTTTCGGCTTGGTGCTGGCTATCTTTACTGTCACCAg GGGGACTGCAAGCATCAACTTGTaataagagacatgaggttgatACATCCCGAGGACGTACAGAACCGAGCTGCGTATCCATTGATTACCTTTCAGCCAAAATTGAGGTTCCAGAAATGCTCTGTTTGCAAGATTTTTAAAGCAGTTAAGGTGACAGTTGATGATAAATGGGCTGCTGAAAATCCTTGCTACTTCTGTGAACTTTGCTATTACATGCTACATTATGTAAATGGATCTCTGCTTTATGATGATTTCTCTGTGTATGAGTATCTCCATGAGTAG
- the LOC129876151 gene encoding snRNA-activating protein complex subunit isoform X1: MLDPEASADENYVSVPRGGPIYISDMVGPLTKVADFEVSIFHELERLKAELSSDSLEMFDDEISVEDLKIICEEELVAQAFEEAFKQDDELGILNNKGSDKSESNKRKRRKKNVVDEHYILKVEQLAKVKEKQEEEKAAARLHSFNGSCSSSHSAPTSSSKSGRMISLKSVSLGTKVRAANTREHIAVQFPEAILCVEIYHYKKTWTKTQEFLVLGRQFLTEMRDKIYCITDEIMKKTGKDDPSGFFLVEDVFCNDFRHPSAIDYSKPILDWLRDSRSEVLEKWESIASGELPQKHKALLGNKIGPQLPHFKTIQMQKARFCDLQFRLGAGYLYCHQGDCKHQLVIRDMRLIHPEDVQNRAAYPLITFQPKLRFQKCSVCKIFKAVKVTVDDKWAAENPCYFCELCYYMLHYVNGSLLYDDFSVYEYLHE, encoded by the exons ATGTTGGACCCTGAGGCTTCAGCAGATGAAAACTATGTTTCTGTCCCTCGTGGTGGTCCTATTTACATTTCTGATATGGTTGGTCCACTCACTAAGGTTGCTGACTTTGAGGTCAGCATCTTCCATGAACTTGAG CGCCTCAAGGCAGAGTTGTCCTCTGATTCACTGGaaatgtttgatgatgagatATC GGTTGAAGATCTTAAAATTATCTGTGAAGAGGAATTGGTGGCTCAGGCCTTTGAAGAAGCATTTAAG CAGGATGACGAGTTAGGGATCCTCAACAACAAAGGTTCAGATAAAAGCGAGTCCAACAAGAGGAAACGGAGGAAGAAGAATGTTGTTGAT GAACACTATATTCTGAAGGTGGAACAACTTGCAAAAgttaaagaaaaacaagaggAAGAGAAAGCAGCTGCACGATTGCACTCTTTCAA TGGTAGTTGCAGCAGCAGTCACTCTGCTCCAACATCCTCCAGTAAGAGTGGTAGGATGATATCACTCAAGTCAGTAAGTTTGGGAACAAAG GTGAGAGCAGCAAATACTCGTGAACATATTGCAGTGCAGTTTCCAGAAGCTATCCTCTGTGTTGAGATTTATCATTACAAAAAGACATGGACAAAA ACTCAAGAATTTCTGGTCCTTGGGCGGCAATTTCTGACGGAAATGAGAGACAAGATTTATTGCATTACTGATGAGATAATGAAAAAGACGGGCAAAGATGATCCTTCGGGCTTCTTCCTTGTGGAG GATGTCTTTTGCAATGATTTCAGGCATCCTTCTGCTATTGACTATAGTAAGCCAATACTTGATTGGCTTCGAGATTCTAGAAGTGAGGTGCTGGAAAAATGGGAATCTATTGCCTCTGGTGAACTTCCACAAAAACACAAGGCACTTTTAGGTAATAAAATTGGACCACAATTGCCCCATTTCAAGACCATTCAAATGCAAAAAGCTCGCTTCTGTGACTTACAGTTTCGGCTTGGTGCTGGCTATCTTTACTGTCACCAg GGGGACTGCAAGCATCAACTTGTaataagagacatgaggttgatACATCCCGAGGACGTACAGAACCGAGCTGCGTATCCATTGATTACCTTTCAGCCAAAATTGAGGTTCCAGAAATGCTCTGTTTGCAAGATTTTTAAAGCAGTTAAGGTGACAGTTGATGATAAATGGGCTGCTGAAAATCCTTGCTACTTCTGTGAACTTTGCTATTACATGCTACATTATGTAAATGGATCTCTGCTTTATGATGATTTCTCTGTGTATGAGTATCTCCATGAGTAG
- the LOC129876390 gene encoding uncharacterized protein LOC129876390, with amino-acid sequence MKMSSTQGPHSLAFRVMRLCRPSLHVETPLRFDPSDLLFGEDLFDDPVAASHLPRLLADTVSAGAGNTTSADPSDLSYRNRFLLQDPSDSLGLPGLLLLPQSFGAIYLGETFCSYISINNSSSFEVRDVTIKAEIQTERQRILLLDTSKSPVESIRAGGRYDFIVEHDVKELGAHTLVCTALYNDNDGERKYLPQYFKFMVANPLSVRTKVRVVKETTFLEASIENHTKSNLYMDQVDFEPAQHWNATVLRVADHHPESKPMSDVFKPPILLRSGGGIHNFLYQLKLSSDGSPLPKVEGSNVLGKLQITWRTNLGEPGRLQTQQILGSPIAHKDIELRAVEMPSVIMLEKPFMVRLNLANQTDRVLGPFEVWVSQSDSLDEKAVMVNGLLTMQMAQVEAFSSSEFELNLIAVKHGVQKITGITVFDTREKKTYDSLLELEVFVDSQ; translated from the exons ATGAAGATGAGCAGTACACAAGGTCCACACTCTCTGGCCTTTCGGGTCATGAGACTCTGCCGCCCTTCGCTTCACGTCGAAACTCCACTCCGATTCGACCCTTCCGATCTCTTGTTCGGTGAAGATCTATTCGATGATCCCGTCGCTGCTTCTCATCTCCCTCGCCTACTCGCCGACACCGTATCAGCCGGCGCCGGAAATACCACCTCGGCTGATCCATCGGATCTATCTTACCGGAATAGATTCCTTCTTCAGGATCCTTCTGATTCTCTTGGCCTACCTGGTCTCCTCCTTCTACCTCAATCCTTTGG GGCGATATATTTAGGAGAGACGTTCTGCAGTTATATAAGCATAAATAACAGCTCCAGTTTTGAAGTTAGAGATGTTACCATCAAG GCAGAAATCCAAACAGAGAGGCAGAGGATACTTCTTTTAGATACTTCTAAATCACCTGTTGAATCAATACGTGCTGGAGGGAGATATGACTTCATTGTGGAACATGATGTGAAAGAACTTGGTGCACACAC GTTGGTCTGCACTGCACTTTATAATGACAACGATGGTGAGCGGAAATATCTTCCacaatatttcaaatttatggTTGCGAATCCACTTTCTGTTAGAACAAAG GTCCGCGTTGTTAAG GAAACCACCTTTTTGGAGGCTAGCATAGAGAATCATACAAAATCTAATCTCTATATGGACCAAGTTGATTTTGAGCCAGCTCAGCATTGGAATGCTACAGTACTAAGAGTGGCTGATCACCATCCAGAGAGCAAGCCAATGAG TGATGTATTTAAGCCCCCTATACTCTTAAGATCTGGGGGTGGGATTCATAATTTCCTCTACCAGTTGAAATTATCATCAGATGGATCTCCACTGCCGAAGGTGGAGGGAAGTAATGTCTTAGGCAAACTCCAGATTACTTGGCGTACAAATTTGGGTGAACCTGGACGCCTTCAGACACAACAAATTCTTGGAAGT CCCATTGCTCATAAAGATATTGAGCTTAGAGCGGTGGAAATGCCGTCGGTTATCATGCTGGAGAAACCTTTCATG GTACGTCTGAATCTCGCAAACCAGACAGACAGGGTGCTGGGCCCTTTTGAAGTTTGGGTGTCCCAAAGTGACTCACTTGATGAAAAGGCTGTCATGGTTAATGGTCTTCTAACAATG CAAATGGCACAGGTGGAAGCATTTAGCTCTTCAGAATTCGAGTTG AATCTGATTGCTGTGAAGCATGGGGTACAGAAAATCACAGGTATTACAGTGTTTGACACGCGTGAGAAGAAAACATATGATTCTTTGCTGGAGTTGGAG GTATTTGTCGATTCGCAGTAG